One segment of Streptosporangium brasiliense DNA contains the following:
- a CDS encoding pyridoxal phosphate-dependent decarboxylase family protein, giving the protein MNERDQAAAALELVAGAARPYLDTLGDRPVHDHGADGLLDLLDGPLSERGEGTLDSVGRLLRVGTAAATHSSGPRFFHFIVGGSTPAAQAGDWVTSLLDQAGGLWLTSPFAARAETVVLGWLKDLFGLPRSYGGVLTPSATFANLTGLACARQWWGERHGADVAADGLAGLPRMPVLAGGYLHPSSRKALLTLGCGRDGARILARDRAGRVDLAAMERELKRIDGPAVIVGNAGEVNTGDFDPIDDLADLAERYGAWLHVDGAFGLFAAASPRLSHLVKGVERAHSVTADGHKWLNVPYESGFAFVRDPELMGRTFGPWGAAYLPGGDDQHVNYNFLGPESSRRARALPIWATLRAYGRQGHREMVERHHGLALRLGGIVEEAADLELLAPVRLCVVCFRYRPPGVPEEELNALNAWIGQELLADGRVYAGTTTYQGMTALRPAILNWRTTEADIDLLASVVREIAARRTG; this is encoded by the coding sequence TTGAACGAGCGCGACCAGGCCGCGGCGGCCCTGGAGCTGGTGGCCGGCGCCGCCCGGCCCTACCTTGACACGCTCGGCGACCGCCCCGTCCACGACCACGGGGCCGACGGGCTGCTCGACCTGCTCGACGGCCCGCTCTCCGAGCGCGGCGAGGGCACCCTCGACAGCGTCGGGCGGCTGCTGCGGGTCGGCACCGCGGCGGCGACGCACTCCTCCGGACCGCGTTTCTTCCACTTCATCGTCGGGGGGTCGACCCCGGCGGCCCAGGCGGGCGACTGGGTGACCTCGCTGCTGGACCAGGCCGGGGGCCTCTGGCTGACCTCGCCGTTCGCCGCCCGGGCGGAGACCGTCGTGCTGGGGTGGCTGAAGGACCTGTTCGGGCTGCCGCGGTCCTACGGCGGCGTGCTGACCCCGAGCGCGACCTTCGCCAACCTCACCGGGCTGGCGTGCGCCCGGCAGTGGTGGGGCGAGCGGCACGGCGCCGACGTGGCGGCCGACGGGCTGGCCGGGCTGCCGCGGATGCCCGTGCTGGCCGGCGGCTACCTCCACCCCAGCAGCCGCAAGGCGCTGCTGACGCTCGGCTGCGGCCGGGACGGCGCCCGGATCCTCGCCCGGGACCGGGCGGGCCGGGTCGACCTGGCGGCCATGGAGCGGGAGCTCAAGCGGATCGACGGCCCGGCGGTGATCGTCGGGAACGCGGGCGAGGTGAACACCGGTGACTTCGACCCCATCGACGACCTGGCGGACCTGGCCGAGCGGTACGGCGCCTGGCTGCACGTGGACGGCGCCTTCGGACTGTTCGCCGCGGCCTCGCCCCGCCTGTCGCACCTGGTCAAGGGGGTGGAGCGGGCGCACTCGGTGACCGCCGACGGGCACAAGTGGCTCAACGTCCCCTACGAGAGCGGGTTCGCGTTCGTCCGCGACCCGGAGCTCATGGGCCGGACCTTCGGCCCGTGGGGCGCGGCGTACCTCCCCGGCGGCGACGACCAGCACGTCAACTACAACTTCCTGGGCCCGGAGTCCTCCCGCCGCGCGCGGGCGCTGCCCATCTGGGCGACCCTGCGGGCCTACGGCAGGCAGGGTCACCGGGAGATGGTCGAGCGCCACCACGGGCTCGCCCTGCGGCTGGGCGGGATCGTCGAGGAGGCCGCCGACCTGGAGCTGCTCGCCCCGGTACGGCTGTGCGTGGTCTGCTTCCGCTACCGCCCGCCGGGCGTCCCCGAGGAGGAGCTGAACGCGCTGAACGCGTGGATCGGCCAGGAGCTGCTCGCCGACGGCCGGGTCTACGCCGGGACCACCACCTACCAGGGGATGACGGCCCTGCGGCCGGCCATCCTCAACTGGCGCACCACCGAGGCCGACATCGACCTGCTGGCCTCGGTCGTCCGCGAGATCGCCGCCCGCCGTACGGGATGA
- a CDS encoding GNAT family N-acetyltransferase, producing the protein MRNWPLFQLRVTTPRLELRIPSLDDLDELADRAAEGVHEPGFMPFTFPWSDAAPAERARGTVQFHFGQWAGWSPEKWSCLFVVVDGGQVVGMQELSGTDYAVTREVATGSWLGRRFQGRGIGTEMRAAVLHLAFDGLGASQATSGAFADNHASYAVSRKLGYRDDGIQLHNRLGKAVETRRLRLSRDGWSTPAGFEIHGLEPCLPLFGAGEDPAG; encoded by the coding sequence ATGCGCAACTGGCCCCTGTTCCAGCTCCGGGTGACCACTCCCCGGCTGGAACTCCGGATCCCGTCCCTCGACGACCTGGACGAGCTCGCCGACCGTGCCGCCGAGGGCGTTCACGAGCCGGGCTTCATGCCGTTCACCTTCCCCTGGAGCGACGCCGCGCCGGCCGAACGGGCGCGCGGCACCGTCCAGTTCCATTTCGGCCAGTGGGCCGGCTGGTCCCCGGAGAAGTGGAGCTGCCTGTTCGTCGTCGTCGACGGAGGCCAGGTGGTCGGCATGCAGGAGCTGTCGGGCACCGACTACGCGGTGACCCGCGAGGTCGCCACCGGCTCCTGGCTCGGGCGGCGCTTCCAGGGACGGGGCATCGGCACCGAGATGCGCGCCGCGGTGCTCCACCTCGCCTTCGACGGCCTGGGCGCCTCGCAGGCGACCTCGGGGGCCTTCGCCGACAACCACGCCTCCTACGCGGTCTCGCGCAAGCTCGGCTACCGCGACGACGGCATCCAGCTCCACAACCGCCTGGGCAAGGCCGTCGAGACCCGCCGTCTACGCCTGTCCCGCGACGGCTGGAGCACCCCGGCGGGGTTCGAGATCCACGGTCTCGAACCCTGCCTGCCGCTGTTCGGCGCGGGCGAGGACCCGGCCGGCTGA
- a CDS encoding LysR family transcriptional regulator has protein sequence MDLVRHLRYFTVVAEELHFGNAAVRLGMAQPPLSQRIRRLEEELGVRLFDRSSRQVRLTEPGRLLLAEAREIVARVDRLRDLAGRGEGAALRVGVPPDLGSSVIAALIAGFRERVPEVRLAPAEMWSADQVIALTDGTLDVGLLRHPVTAPGLSFGPVLVQRPGVVLAEADPLAELSSVHLADLAGRQLVLFPREPGLHEETLAECRHHGYVPEEVHEAQTLGLVLAGTAVAFGPRVELPGLRWRPLLGSPLAWRVSTAWRGQAADAAVTFGAVAVRVLKEKAGMTDDGAAPARRVRARPSSGFLA, from the coding sequence ATGGACCTCGTGCGGCATCTGCGTTACTTCACGGTCGTCGCCGAAGAACTGCACTTCGGCAACGCGGCCGTCCGGCTGGGCATGGCCCAGCCGCCGCTGAGCCAGCGCATCCGGCGGCTGGAGGAGGAGCTCGGCGTGCGGCTGTTCGACCGCTCCAGCCGCCAGGTCCGGCTGACCGAGCCGGGACGGCTGCTGCTGGCCGAGGCCCGCGAGATCGTCGCGCGGGTGGACCGGCTGCGGGACCTGGCCGGGCGGGGGGAGGGCGCGGCGCTGCGCGTGGGCGTCCCGCCCGACCTGGGATCCTCGGTGATCGCGGCGCTGATCGCCGGGTTCCGCGAGCGCGTGCCCGAGGTACGGCTCGCCCCTGCCGAGATGTGGAGCGCCGACCAGGTCATCGCGCTCACCGACGGCACCCTGGACGTCGGCCTGCTCCGCCATCCGGTGACCGCCCCCGGGCTGAGCTTCGGCCCGGTGCTCGTCCAGCGTCCCGGCGTGGTGCTGGCCGAGGCCGACCCGCTCGCGGAGCTGTCGTCGGTGCACCTGGCCGACCTGGCCGGCCGGCAGCTCGTGCTCTTCCCCCGGGAGCCCGGCCTGCACGAGGAGACGCTCGCCGAGTGCCGCCACCACGGATACGTCCCGGAGGAGGTGCACGAGGCGCAGACCCTCGGGCTGGTCCTGGCCGGCACTGCCGTCGCCTTCGGGCCCCGCGTGGAGCTGCCCGGACTGCGGTGGAGGCCGCTGCTGGGCAGCCCGCTGGCCTGGCGGGTGTCCACGGCCTGGCGGGGGCAGGCCGCCGACGCTGCCGTAACCTTCGGGGCGGTGGCCGTACGAGTGCTGAAGGAGAAAGCCGGGATGACGGACGACGGTGCGGCGCCGGCGCGGCGGGTCCGTGCCAGGCCCTCCTCTGGATTCCTGGCATGA
- a CDS encoding penicillin-binding transpeptidase domain-containing protein, which yields MNLKHLAVAVLVPVTVIGAGAWALRTQGSAEETAQEFLTAWARQDYPAMRALTVDPPGDFDRWYRRFRTDLKLSKAAFTVTGGADSKVTFHATLDGPVDWSYDGSLTLVEHERAWRVKWSPAALHPRLKPGLRMRTVLVKAEQAPIRAADGTRIDTAGTPGSVQQLVEGLREKYAARLTGAASARVDLVRGTDRVATLATAKAVAGKELRTTIDLRVHRAAAAALEKVTKPASLVALRPSTGEILAVVNKPGGFNRALLGHYPPGSTFKVVTASALVADGMTAGERVPCPAEQNIGGFPFHNAGFKDYGTIALREAFAHSCNTTFGRLSVDRLGGDRLASVAASFGFGGPVEPGVPAVRAQFPDPKDDTDLASASIGQGRVLTSPLNMATVAAAIADGAWRPPRLVDAGLLPAAQPRKLEPAVVRALRTLMPAVVVEGTASAVSFPRGTAGKTGTAEFGSGKEPPSHAWFIGYRGDLAFSVIVEGGGAGSTVAAPVAARFLAGLA from the coding sequence ATGAACCTGAAACACCTGGCGGTGGCCGTGCTGGTGCCGGTCACCGTGATCGGCGCGGGCGCCTGGGCGCTGCGTACCCAGGGGTCGGCCGAGGAGACGGCCCAGGAGTTCCTGACCGCCTGGGCCAGGCAGGACTACCCGGCCATGCGGGCGCTCACGGTCGATCCGCCGGGTGACTTCGACCGGTGGTACCGGCGTTTCCGCACCGACCTGAAGCTGTCCAAGGCCGCTTTCACGGTCACCGGCGGCGCCGACTCCAAGGTCACCTTCCACGCGACGCTGGACGGGCCGGTCGACTGGTCCTACGACGGCTCGCTGACCCTGGTCGAGCACGAGCGGGCCTGGCGGGTGAAGTGGAGCCCGGCGGCGCTGCACCCTCGGCTCAAGCCCGGCCTGCGGATGAGGACCGTGCTGGTCAAGGCCGAGCAGGCGCCGATCCGGGCCGCCGACGGGACCCGTATCGACACCGCGGGCACGCCGGGCTCGGTGCAGCAGCTCGTCGAGGGGCTCAGGGAGAAGTACGCCGCCCGCCTCACCGGCGCCGCCTCGGCGCGGGTGGACCTGGTCCGGGGGACGGATCGGGTCGCCACACTGGCCACCGCCAAGGCCGTGGCGGGCAAGGAGCTGCGGACCACGATCGACCTGCGTGTCCACCGGGCCGCCGCCGCGGCCCTGGAGAAGGTGACCAAGCCCGCCTCCCTGGTCGCGCTGCGGCCCTCGACCGGCGAGATCCTGGCCGTGGTCAACAAGCCCGGCGGGTTCAACCGGGCGCTGCTCGGCCACTACCCTCCCGGCTCGACCTTCAAGGTGGTCACGGCCTCGGCCCTGGTCGCCGACGGCATGACCGCGGGCGAGCGGGTGCCCTGCCCCGCCGAGCAGAACATCGGCGGCTTCCCGTTCCACAACGCCGGGTTCAAGGACTACGGCACGATCGCGCTGCGCGAGGCGTTCGCCCACTCGTGCAACACCACGTTCGGGCGGCTCAGCGTGGACCGGCTGGGCGGGGACCGGCTGGCCTCGGTGGCCGCGAGCTTCGGGTTCGGGGGTCCGGTGGAGCCCGGCGTGCCCGCCGTACGGGCGCAGTTCCCCGACCCCAAGGACGACACCGACCTCGCGTCGGCCTCGATCGGGCAGGGCCGCGTCCTGACGAGCCCGCTGAACATGGCCACCGTCGCCGCGGCGATCGCCGACGGCGCCTGGCGCCCGCCCCGGCTGGTCGACGCCGGCCTGCTGCCGGCGGCCCAGCCGAGGAAACTGGAGCCGGCCGTGGTGCGGGCGCTGCGCACGCTGATGCCCGCGGTGGTGGTGGAGGGTACGGCCAGCGCGGTCTCCTTCCCCCGGGGCACGGCGGGCAAGACCGGGACCGCCGAGTTCGGCTCCGGCAAGGAGCCTCCCTCGCACGCCTGGTTCATCGGCTACCGGGGCGACCTGGCGTTCTCGGTGATCGTGGAGGGCGGCGGCGCGGGCTCCACGGTGGCCGCCCCCGTCGCGGCCCGTTTCCTCGCCGGGCTCGCCTAG
- a CDS encoding acetoacetate--CoA ligase, translating to MVEEGALLWEPTPEVVRDARITRYMEWLGRPGDYESLWQWSVDAPGEFWTSVWDYFDVVGERGDGPVISGTMPGAEWFTGSTLNYAANALRRAASEPDRPAVVFRDERGGRRTLTLGELAEEVARVRTGLAGLGVGRGDRVAAYAPNVPETLVAFLATASLGAIWSSCSPDFGAPSVIDRFTQIEPKVLIAVDGYDYNGRRFDRAGVVQDIAAKLPTLVARVRMATPDGAGAPAGGQLPDETGTPVLSWAELRQTAGPQEFEPVPFGHPLWIVYSSGTTGLPKPIVHGHGGVVLEHLKALAFHQDLGEDDVFFWYTTTGWMMWNYLIGGLLVGSAVVLYDGSATHPGTDALWRLAAEEGVTYFGTGAPYLIASMKAGLRPSGLTALRGLGSTGSPLPPEGFAWVHEALPEIQLGSFSGGTDVCTGFVGAAPLLPVRAGVIPCRCLGAKVESFDPSGTPVVGEVGELVLTAPMPSMPVMFWNDPDGTRYRESYFADYPGVWRHGDWIKILPDGGCVIYGRSDSTLNRGGVRMGTSEFYRVVERFDEIADSLVIDTGQLGQEGRLLLYVTMAEGAALSDELVARLRGALREALSPRHVPNEIIEVPGIPRTLSGKKLEVPVRKILLGVPPEKAANLDAMANPEVLSHFAPLEE from the coding sequence ATGGTTGAGGAAGGTGCGCTGCTCTGGGAACCCACCCCGGAGGTCGTGAGAGACGCCAGGATCACCCGCTACATGGAGTGGCTCGGCCGCCCCGGTGACTACGAGTCCCTGTGGCAGTGGTCGGTGGACGCCCCGGGTGAGTTCTGGACGTCGGTCTGGGACTACTTCGACGTCGTGGGTGAGCGTGGTGACGGGCCCGTCATATCCGGGACGATGCCCGGCGCCGAATGGTTCACCGGATCGACGCTGAACTACGCGGCCAACGCGCTGCGCCGGGCCGCCTCCGAGCCCGACCGGCCCGCGGTGGTCTTCCGCGACGAGCGGGGCGGCCGGCGGACGCTCACCCTGGGCGAGCTGGCCGAGGAGGTCGCCCGGGTCCGCACGGGCCTGGCCGGGCTGGGCGTCGGCCGGGGGGACCGGGTCGCCGCGTACGCGCCGAACGTGCCCGAGACGCTGGTCGCGTTCCTCGCCACCGCCTCGCTGGGCGCGATCTGGTCGTCCTGCTCCCCGGACTTCGGCGCGCCCAGCGTGATCGACCGCTTCACCCAGATCGAGCCGAAGGTGCTCATCGCGGTCGACGGCTACGACTACAACGGCAGGCGGTTCGACCGGGCCGGAGTCGTCCAGGACATCGCGGCCAAGCTGCCGACCCTCGTCGCGCGGGTGCGGATGGCGACGCCGGACGGAGCCGGCGCGCCGGCCGGGGGACAGCTCCCGGACGAGACCGGCACCCCCGTCCTGAGCTGGGCGGAGCTGCGGCAGACGGCCGGCCCGCAGGAGTTCGAGCCGGTGCCCTTCGGCCACCCGCTCTGGATCGTCTACTCCTCCGGCACCACCGGGCTGCCCAAGCCGATCGTGCACGGGCACGGCGGCGTGGTGCTGGAGCACCTCAAGGCGCTCGCCTTCCACCAGGACCTGGGCGAGGACGACGTCTTCTTCTGGTACACCACGACCGGCTGGATGATGTGGAACTACCTCATCGGCGGCCTGCTGGTCGGCTCGGCGGTGGTCCTCTACGACGGGTCGGCCACCCATCCGGGGACCGACGCGCTGTGGCGGCTGGCCGCCGAGGAGGGGGTCACCTACTTCGGCACCGGCGCGCCCTACCTGATCGCGTCCATGAAGGCGGGCCTGCGGCCCTCCGGGCTCACGGCGCTGCGCGGCCTCGGCTCCACCGGCTCGCCGCTGCCGCCCGAGGGATTCGCCTGGGTGCACGAGGCGCTGCCGGAGATCCAGCTCGGCTCCTTCTCCGGCGGCACCGACGTCTGCACCGGTTTCGTCGGCGCGGCCCCGCTGCTGCCGGTCCGCGCGGGCGTCATCCCCTGCCGCTGCCTGGGGGCCAAGGTCGAGTCCTTCGACCCGTCGGGCACACCGGTGGTCGGCGAGGTCGGCGAGCTGGTGCTGACCGCGCCGATGCCGTCGATGCCGGTCATGTTCTGGAACGACCCCGACGGGACGAGATACCGGGAGAGCTACTTCGCCGACTACCCCGGCGTCTGGCGGCACGGCGACTGGATCAAGATCCTCCCCGACGGCGGCTGTGTGATCTACGGCCGCTCCGACTCCACCCTCAACCGGGGCGGCGTCCGGATGGGCACCAGCGAGTTCTACCGCGTGGTGGAGCGCTTCGACGAGATCGCCGACAGCCTGGTGATCGACACCGGGCAGCTCGGCCAGGAGGGCCGCCTGCTGCTCTACGTCACCATGGCCGAGGGGGCGGCCCTGTCCGACGAGCTGGTCGCGCGGCTGCGCGGGGCCCTGCGGGAGGCACTGTCCCCCCGGCACGTGCCGAACGAGATCATCGAGGTCCCCGGGATCCCGCGCACCCTCAGCGGCAAGAAGCTGGAGGTGCCCGTCCGCAAGATCCTCCTCGGTGTCCCCCCGGAGAAGGCCGCCAACCTCGACGCCATGGCCAACCCCGAGGTGCTGTCTCACTTCGCCCCCCTGGAGGAGTGA
- a CDS encoding serine hydrolase: MSDLGALFRAAGVTGYLHAVDVDTGAEVTHGADEPVVLASVFKVALLVEFFRQADAGRLEPSERVTVMADGHTPGPTGVSVMADDVTISLRDLAYLMMAVSDNTAADTLIRRVGLPAVNAMLAAAGLDGTWVEHDCRGLFASIVEDTGQEEMPTDPAVIARLRALDPARTSRSTPRDMTRLLSMIWRDEAASAESCASMRGLLGLQVWPHRLAAGFPYDDVAVSGKTGTLPTIRNEVGVVEYPDGGCYAVAVFTRSYGTAQNQPRADAVIGTAARAAVERLRD, encoded by the coding sequence ATGAGCGACCTCGGCGCGCTGTTCCGCGCGGCCGGGGTGACCGGATACCTGCACGCGGTGGACGTCGACACCGGGGCCGAGGTCACCCACGGCGCCGACGAGCCGGTGGTGCTGGCCTCGGTGTTCAAGGTGGCGCTGCTGGTGGAGTTCTTCCGGCAGGCCGACGCCGGACGGCTGGAGCCGTCCGAACGGGTCACGGTCATGGCGGACGGCCACACTCCCGGGCCCACCGGAGTGTCGGTCATGGCCGACGACGTGACGATCTCCCTGCGGGACCTGGCCTACCTGATGATGGCGGTGAGCGACAACACCGCCGCCGACACCCTGATCCGCAGGGTCGGCCTGCCGGCGGTCAACGCCATGCTCGCCGCCGCGGGCCTGGACGGGACATGGGTCGAGCACGACTGCCGCGGCCTGTTCGCCAGCATCGTCGAGGACACCGGGCAGGAGGAGATGCCCACCGACCCCGCGGTGATCGCCCGGCTCCGGGCGCTCGACCCCGCGCGCACCAGCCGGAGCACCCCGCGCGACATGACCCGGCTGCTCAGCATGATCTGGCGCGACGAGGCGGCCTCGGCCGAGTCGTGCGCCTCGATGCGCGGACTGCTCGGCCTGCAGGTCTGGCCGCACCGGCTGGCCGCCGGCTTCCCCTACGACGACGTCGCGGTCAGCGGCAAGACCGGCACGCTGCCCACGATCCGCAACGAGGTCGGCGTGGTGGAGTATCCCGACGGCGGGTGCTACGCGGTCGCGGTCTTCACCCGCTCCTACGGCACGGCGCAGAACCAGCCCCGCGCCGACGCGGTGATCGGCACCGCGGCACGGGCCGCCGTGGAGCGGTTACGTGACTGA
- a CDS encoding response regulator, translating into MLLVDDHPGFRAGLRALLAAAEGIEVADEAASGEQALALVGRAQPDVVLMDLTMPGMGGITATERIVRDHPHIRVIVLSMSDDDDSVFAAMRAGARGYVLKGARKAELVRSVQAVAEGEAIFGPAIAARLTGYFTERERSEPALPELTRREREILGLVAEHLTNPQIAARLGLSQKTVRNHVSAVFAKLQVADRAHAIMRAREAGL; encoded by the coding sequence ATCTTGCTGGTTGACGACCACCCCGGGTTCCGCGCCGGGCTGCGCGCCCTGCTGGCGGCGGCCGAGGGGATCGAGGTCGCCGACGAGGCCGCCAGCGGGGAGCAGGCGCTGGCGCTGGTCGGGCGGGCGCAGCCGGACGTGGTCCTGATGGACCTGACGATGCCCGGCATGGGCGGGATCACGGCGACCGAGCGGATCGTCCGCGACCACCCGCACATCCGGGTGATCGTGCTCAGCATGTCGGACGACGACGACTCGGTGTTCGCCGCCATGCGGGCCGGGGCCCGCGGCTACGTCCTCAAGGGGGCGCGCAAGGCGGAGCTGGTCCGGTCGGTGCAGGCGGTGGCCGAGGGGGAGGCCATCTTCGGCCCGGCGATCGCCGCCCGGCTGACGGGCTACTTCACCGAACGGGAGCGGAGCGAGCCGGCGCTGCCCGAGCTGACCCGGCGGGAACGGGAGATCCTCGGCCTGGTCGCCGAGCACCTGACCAATCCGCAGATCGCGGCCAGGCTCGGGCTGAGCCAGAAGACCGTGCGCAACCACGTGTCGGCGGTCTTCGCCAAGCTCCAGGTGGCCGACCGGGCCCATGCGATCATGCGGGCGAGGGAGGCGGGACTGTGA